In Rhodopirellula sp. P2, the DNA window CAGCGCGGTCGCCGAAAAATCAAACCGGTTCTTGGTTGTATGCCAGTCTTCCTTTTCTTGAACAGCCAGCGGCCTATCAATCGGTTGTCACGAGTTTGCGCCCTGAGGTTGTCGCCTGCGTGTCTCGAAATGAGCGATCGCCATCGGTGGTCGCCGACGATCAAAATGGACGATACGACGGAGGCGATTTGGTCTGGGCAAAGACGGACTATGCCGGCAATGGGAATGCGTTTGATCGTCGGCCCCAGTTGCGACGTATGAGTGACTTCTCCGGTGGACTGTCTCAAGTTGTTTTAATAGGTGAGAAGGCATTCAATCCTTTGGTGCAGTCAGATTCATCCTGGTTGTACGATGAGAGTTTCTATTTGGGTGGTTCTGATGGGACGGTTCGTCGAACGACAGAATTGATGGTGGATGGTGGTGACGATCGTTTCAAGTTCGCGTGGGGATCGGCTCATCCGACCGGCGTCGGGTTCGCCTTGGGAGATGGTTCTCAACGTTGGATTGTTTACGAAATTGACCCTGCCGTATTGGGAGCATTGATTCAGCGATGACAGAGACAAATTTTCAATACCTGTCACCAATTCAGCGTGTATTTCGGCGGAGTCATTTGGCTCTGGTGTCAATTGCGGTGATGATACTATTGGGGCTTGGAGTTTTCGTTTGGGCGGATCGCTCGCCGGAGGTGCCATACGTCATGCCCGCTTTGGAAAATATTGGTGAGTTGGATCAGTTGGTTCAAATCGAACGTCGCTTCACGCTTCACAACCCGACAGATGAAGACTTAACGATCAGCGATGTGCGAACTTCATGCACTTGCACGGTGCCGGATTTGGACATTCCGTTGGTGCTTCCCCCTGGAGAAACGCTCGAAATCCCAGTGACATTCGACTCCAAGCGAGCGTCAGGGAAACGAACGAATGCGGTCGCATTAGTTTTGCGCAAGCCTCGTCACAACCTTGACGATCCAGTGCGGCAAATGGTCGTTCAATATGCGATGTCGGCATTCATTCGCCCGGAAGTTTGGGTCGACGCGTCTCCAATCGAACTTGCTGAAATAGCGATTGATCAGCCACAACTACGTGAATTTCGACTTCGGTCGCGTCACGATGACTATCGAATCGGTCGAGTGCGACCATCCGTCGGTCCGGCCGCATGATCAGATCATCGCGTTCAGGGATGGTCAGGCGACGTTGCCGCTTCACATTGACGTGTCGAAATCGAGTCATTGCGACAGTCTGTTTGCGAGATTGGACGTGAAACTTTCCGGTGGGATCTTGGATCATGTGATCGTCCCGGTGAAGGCAGAGATTAGCAGTCCGATCACAGTGCTGCCTGCTCGCCTTGTTTTCGCTGGCGACGCGGATGCTGACGCGACCCTCACGTTCACTGCCAAGTGTGACGCACCCTATTCGATTCAGTCGGTGATCGCATCCGATCCGTCGATCTCGGTTCACCACGAAGCTTCGAATCGCGATGGTGAGCACTACAGCGTCAGGAGAAGTGCTGGTGATCCCATCCCTGACGGTGGGGCTCAGGTCGAAATCATGATTGTCGATTCGTCATCGGTGGAAATCGCGGAACCGATCTGCCGACACTTAGCGGTTCAACAACTTTACCAATGAGGTACTTGATTGTGTTCAATCAATTCATGGTGTCGGATTGGAAGCCTTTGGCACTCGTCTGTTTCATGGCATCGGTTGGCCTTGGCAGCACCGTGCTCGGAAACGAAGCGGATGATGCTTTTGCGGCTCAACTGATTGACGGAATGAGAGGCACTCGGCAATCGCTTCACCGTGGGCATTTGGTCTACTCGGTTGCATTTGAAGTTCAGGTCGGGCAGCAAGAATCTGAATCGGAGCAAGAAAAACTTTCAGGTTTCGAAGACATGTTTCAAACAAAGGTATCGAGGACAAGCGGAGAAATATCAATCAGATGGAATGGATCGCGTGTGTGGTCACACTATCAAGCGATGAAAGAAGATGGCGAGCAAGTTGAAGAGTGGTGTATTCGAACCTCAACTGATACTTTTGTGAATCGTGATCCGAAGCATGCGACTCGAACGAATCCCGAGGATCTAGAACGAGCGGGATTCGCTATAGATCCGAGGGTTTTAGGTGTCTGTATTGGGCCGGCATCGTACGATACAGTTGAAAGGACTTTGTTCAATCCTGGACGTGCTAAACCAATGCTTGTCAAGAAGGACGTTCTGGTCGACGGGAGAATCTCGCATCATGTGCGGTGGGATATGGAAGGCATCACAGAGCAACATTTCTGTATATCAGAATCTTCGGAGTTTCCGGTCTACCGGCACTGGGGGCTGGGCGGAAAATACGAAGTAACGTCTTGGTATGATGAGGACGACTGTCTACCGACACGCACGTGGACTCGTACCCCATTGGGAGAGGGGAGGGTTCAGGTTGTTCGAATGGAACGCACTGAAAGCAACTTTGGGATTGAGGTGCCGGATTCGACGTTCTTGTTGTCAAATTTGGGTCTTGGTATCGGACAGGAGGTCGTTGACTACGAGTCCCAGAAACGCCTTGGATACTGGGACGGTGTGCATTTGGTGAAGCGGCAGGGAAATGCGTATAGTCAAGCATCTGCGAGAGGTGCTTTTGAAGTGGATCACCGATCCATTTTTGGTCGATGGTGGATTTGTATTTTGTTGGGCGTTTTAGCCGTCGTGAGTTGGGTAGTCATTCATCGCTACCGGTGAAGATGATGTCGCCAATGAACGCGGTATTCTTTTTTTGATTTGGAGTAGCTGAGTCTGTTTTACGAACCTATATGGTGCCGCTCGTGTTTGGGTTTTCCTCAATCTTTTCGATGGCTTGCAACTCGCCATCGTCAAGTTGTTTTGATTGTGATTGCGAAGAGCCGACCGAGGCGTTGTCTCCATGCCAGGAAGGCGTACCTGTTTGTCAGTCGTTGGATCCGTTCACAGGAATTGGATGCGACAACAATGGAGCGTTCATAAATTTGTTTCCACGGGACTGTAAGGCCGCGATTGATTACTATGTCGATGAGACGCCGTATTATGCACAGACAATGTGTTCTGGATCGTTGCAGCCTTGTTGGCGATGGGAGTTCTGTAAGTTTGATTTTGGGTCCGGGAAGTGTGTGCCACATTCTCCCCGCGCTCCAGCAGACGGAATTGTGAACACGGCAACAAAGTACGCCGCTGAGTGTTGTAATCAGAGTTCGTAGGGGATTGTTGAAAGTTGGTGAGCTGTTATTTGGTATAGACACCGGTGACATGAGTGCCGGTGAGTTTATCGACATCAGCAACGGATTAGATGCGGTTCAATGTTTGCTCAAGACATTTTGAGTGCTTCGATTGCGTTGTGATTAGTCCAGTCGTCGAGTGTTCCATGCCGTCAATTCTCCGGCAGGATCCGTGTGTCTTAGCATTGTTAGTCGAAGCCGGATCGGGGGTATACTTGCGAAAGGTTTTGCAATGGTGCGGTTTGGAGTGGTGATGGCGATCATCACGCTGTCAGTGCTTTTGCAGTGTAACCGTTCACCAGAACCATTCCGGGTTGCCCGGTTGACTATTTCTTGAGACGTCGGCGGCGAGCGCGGCGGACTCGCTTGCGGTCGGCCGCTTGGCGACGCTCGTCCTGGCGGTACGTTCGGATCGATTCGCAGTGATCTAACTTCCAAACGTGAGGCGCCATCGAAGCCCAGTCGGTTTCACCAGCCAAGGTCCGTCGCAGCACATCTTCCAAGTAGGCATGCACGTCCAAGTCATTGCGCACCGCACTGACGATGACTGTCATCAAGTTCGCCGCTCGCTCCCCAGCGGCAAGCGAGCCTTTGAATAGCCAGTTCTTTCTGCCCGTCGCAACGCGTTTCATCAACTGTTCGCAGTCGTTGTTGTCGATCGGGATGCTGATATCTTCGGTGAAGCGACCCAGTGCCTTCCAGTGCCGACGCACATAGCCAGCCGCGGCAGCTAGGTTGCTCTTGGGAAGCACCGCCGGACTGCTCAACTGATCGCTCGATAGGTAGTCCTCGATCAGGCCAAGCACGTGTCGCGATACCTCTTGCCGACGTGCAAGGGCCTCCGTCTCGGGTAAACCTTTGATCTGGTCTTCGACGTCATACAGCATCCCGATCAACGATTCCAGCTTTGCAACCTGAAGCGGGAATGCACCGCGGCACTCGTCGATCTTGCGGCGCGCATGGGCCCAGCACGCGGCGAACTGAATTCGCTCGTCGCTTCGAACATCGATCTTTTGAAAGCCCGACCAACAGTCTCCAATTAAAGTTCCTTTGTAATCGCCCAGCACGTCATCCGGCCCGTCACGGTGACGACTGACCGTGAAGTCGAACGCCACCACCGGCAACCTCGAAGCATAGTAGCCCCAGAAGTTCGCTTTGATGCTCGGCTTACCTTTTCGAATCGCATCTTCAAAGACTTCGGCGATCCGATCACCGCGAGGATGGTTCGACAAGTCAGGCATCGCCGCCGGAGTGATCAGCACCACGCCTGTATCGTCACAGCCGATACAGGTATCGGTCTTCAAGAAGCTTCGCAGGTAATCGGCCAGCGGCTGCAGGGCGAACTCGACCTGGGTTTCGAGATTGCAAAGCGTCGAGCGACTGGGCGTCCAACCGCTGCCGGCGAACATGTCTTGCTGGCGATAGAACGGCATGTGAAAGAAGTACTTCTGAGCGACCACTTCGACGGCGACGGAGACATCGAAGCGGTCGCCTTCAACCAACCCGGTCGGACGCTCGGGACTGATGATTCCAGGCTTTTTGTCGGGGTTCGATGGATCAGCAGGCACCGCATACTTGGCGTACTTGACGACTTCAACGCGAAGCTCGGCTCGCTTCCAGGCAAGTCGCTCGACTTCGTCATAGCCGATCAGTTTGAGGCCGGCTCGCTGGTCTTCGGGCAGATCGACAATGCGTTCACTGCGAGGCAGATGTTCGGGAAATTTTCGATCCGTTTTGCGAGGCGGTTTGGGCTTGCCGTTCTTTTCTTCGTTGTCACGGACGATCTGTTCGGCCTCGCGGATCGCTTCTTCGATCGCACTGACGACCTCCGGCGTGGCTTCTTCACCGAGGTCCAGGAACAACTGTCCTTCGCTATCGACTCGACGTTCGCTCTTGCGGCCAAAGAGTTGTCGCAGCAACTTCTCGACCTTCAGGTTCAGTTCGGCGTTTTCTTCGCTGAGTTTGTCATTGACCGCTTTGACTTCCAGCACCGAATGAGCCTGCTCGGTGAGCTGCTTGTCCTTTCGCTCCAGTGCAGCTGCCTGTTCTTCGACTTGCTTTCGCAGCGATGCGATCAACGCGGCAGCGGAATCGGGATCGTCTCGAAGTGCTTTGGCATCCATGATGGCGACATTATAGAAACTGCTTTCAAACGCCCAAGACGCATGAGCGCAAAAAGAAGCGGCATGACCAAGATTCCTTCGTCATGCCGCGTGGTGAGCGGGTCGCTAGAAAAACGTGTTCACGCCGCCATCCGTTTTCGCCTGACCCGGGCCGAAGCCAAATCGACGCCCCCGAGCCACATCGCCAGCTCGACAGCGTCGATCGTGACGTGGGTTTGATCACTGCCCGCTTTGGGCAGCTCGACGGTCCCTTGCTCCAGACGGCGATACCAGAGCGTCAGTCCTCCGGTCTCCCACCACAGGGCTTTGATGCGATCGCGCTTTCGATTGACAAACAGGAACAACGAACCGCTGGTGACGCTTTGGCCGAGCTGCGAGGTGACGATGCCGGTCAGCCCGTCGAAGCCTTTGCGGAAGTCCACCGGCGTGGTGCACAGGAAGATCGGAGATCCCTGAGGTAGTCCGGTCATGGCCGCCCCGCTTCGCATGCATCCGAGCCGAGTACTTCGACCTCGATTGAGACACCACCGGGCAACTGCACCGTTGTTCGAACGTTCGTCTTTGGCGGCGGTGCCTGCTGGCCTTGCGAATCGACGATGCGAACAGGGATCAGGGCGGGTGTCGGGCCGGAATCGGGCGGCGAAGCAGGACCAGCGGCTTTGGCAGGTCCAAGCAACTTGCGTCGCCAGTGATAGTAAGATGGCTGCGAAACGCCTTCGGCAGCACAGAACTGAGCAACAGTCATCTCGGACTGGCTAAACCGCTGCAAACGTTCGGCCCATCGTTGAGCTGCTTGGGAGTGTGTCATGGGTTCTCTCCGCGAAAGGGAAGCGAAACAAAACCCACCAAGCTAAACCTCGCGCCTACAACGGTTCTGGTGAACGGTTACTTTGCAGTTGCATTCGATTGTGTGGAAGTCACCGCATGTGGACGAATGCGCTCATTTGGCCTCCGGTCTGATTGGTTTGCGAACTCACACCGCGTTCAGCTACCGTGTCAATCCTCCACTGACTCGGATGCTCGCGGCGGTGCCCCATGCCGCTGCAATCGATTGTCCGCTGACCAATGGGATCGATGGCGATCCCTATCGAACGGAGTTCATTGCTGGCAATGAGTTGGCGGAACAGCGTGGACGCCAGATTTTTACTGATCTGTGGGTCTCGCGGTGCATGATGCTTCCGTTCGGGTTGCTGTCCATGCTGCTGGTGTACCACTGGGCGACGCAGTTGCATGATCATGGAACAGGGGTGCTGGCCATGGCGTTGTTGGCGTTCAACCCCATGTTCATCGGATGGGCCGCAACGATCACCCCCGATGTGCCCGCTGCAGCCACAGGGCTGTTGGCTAGCTACTGTTTTTGCAGATGGATGCGGTCGGGGTCGCCACGGGCCACCGCCGCCGTTGCCGCGTCGCTCGGCTTGGCGCTGCTGACCAAATCGGTGTGGTTGATCCTACCCGTCATTTGGATCTTGGTAACGTTGGTCTCGGGAATCGCTCACCGTTGGTCTTGGAGAGAATGGCGCGAGCGGATGATTTCATTGCTTTGGGTCTTCTTCGTTGCCTTTTTAGTTTTGAATGTTGCTTATGGTTTTCATGGGAGCGGGACGAGACTCCGCGACGTGCCGCTGCAATCTGGATTTGTTCGAACTTTTCGGGATGAACTGAGTTCGTGGATCCCCGTGACGAAGAATTGCCCCATCGGATTGCCGCTGGATTTCGTGATTGGGTTGGATGTTCAAAAGTTGGACTTCGAACAGGGAGAACCGTCCTTTGTTGCTGGGCAGCGACGAGAGATAGGTGTTTGGTGGTTCTATGGTTATCTCTGGCTGATCAAGATGCCGGAGCCACTGCTGGCTGTGATTGCGCTTTCACTTCTGCTGTTCTTGTGGAAGCCGAGCCGACTCGGCGAACGCGGGGCTTGTGTTGTGCTGATACCGACGATCGTGCTGCTCGGGATTTTGCTGTGCAGTCAAAACGGGTTGTCCCAGCACGGTCGGTATTCGCTTTCCTTGCTGCCGCTGGGAATTGTTGCTCTCAGTGGCACTCTGGCGAAGTTGTCTTCGATCCGGTGGTTGCGATGGGGACTGATCGTAACGAGCGTCGCCATTGCCCTCAACGCAACTCCTAATATGACGAGTTACTACAACTGGCTCTCAGGCGGTTCACTGAGCGGGCACCGCCACCTGTTGGGTGCCGATACCGATTGGGGCCAAGACTATCTTCTTTTAGAGGATTGGAAGCACGAGAACCTTGATCGAGGGACTCTCCATTGCTGGTTGCACGGTAGTGTTCAAGTGGGACGCTATCAATCTGAACAGCGGGGCATCTTTCCCATTCCGGGGCGACCATTGGATCCACGAACGCTGACACCTGGCTGGTATGCCATTGGCGTGAACGCTCTGCACGGGTTTGAACGAGAGTCGAATGTCGGACGCTTTTTCGCAACTCAAAATCCGGCCGAAAGGATTGGCAATACAATCGTTGTCTACTGCCTCAAATCGACCGTGAACTTGCGTGGTCGCGGTTCGTCTGCCTTGTTCCCAGACGGTAACCCGGAAACAAGGCCACAGAGCTCGCCTCGGCAGGATGTGGATCGGCTAAACTGAGGCGATGAGCAACGCACCCGCTTCGTCGACGACCGAACCGACTCCCGCAGCCAGCACCCCGACCGATGCCAAGCGGCAAGCGTCTGGGCCTTTGTTGACGCCAGCCTTGTTGGGTCGGCTGGAACGGCTGGAGCTCGTTTCTCGGAAGATCTTTCGGGGGCGGATGAAAGGCGAACGCCTCAGTCGCCGGAAAGGTCAAAGCGTCGAGTTCGCTGACTTTCGGAATTACGTGCCGGGCGATGACCTCCGGCTGATCGATTGGAATTTGTACGCTCGGCTGGATCAGTTGTTTTTGAAACTGTTCCAAGAAGAAGAGGACCTGCACTTTCATGCCTTGATCGACACCAGCGCGTCGATGAACTTTGGAACACCGAACAAGCTGCGTGTCGCCAAGCAGCTTGCGGCCGCGCTTGGGTACGTGGGGCTTTGTCATGGAGACCGTGTTTGTGTTCGAGCCATGGGGCAAGCCGGTCACAATGCTCCCGTGCTTCGGTCACGTGGTTCGTTTTGGAAAATGTTGAACTACTTGGACGGTTTGTCGGGAGGCGAAAATGTTTCGCTGCACGACGGTGTCAAGGACTTTGTGACGCGAGGTGGTGGCAGCGGCGTGGTCGTGCTGATCACCGACATGATGGACAAGGAAGGCTACGAATCGGCATTGCGAATGTTGGTCGGTCGGCAAATCGATGTGTTTGTGCTGCAGGTGTTGTCGCAAGAAGAAATTGATCCGCCACTACGAGGTGATCGCCGGTTGATTGATGTCGAAGATGGCGATGCGGCCGAAATCACGGTCAATCAATTTGTGTTGGACAAGTACCAAGCCAACCTCAAAGCCTTTCTCCATGAGATCCGGCAATACTGTGCGAAGCGGTCGATTGTGCACGTGATGGTTCCCACCGACACGCCGATTGAAACCGTGATCACCCAGTACCTGCGAACTCGTGGGGTGGTGCGATGAATGATGGTGCCATGAGTTGGATCCCGGCTCTTTCGGGAGTGTGGCCGTGGGTGGTGTTGGCGTGCGTGCCCGTGGGCATCGTGCTGCTTTACTTCTTGAAGTTGCGACGCGAACCGGTCGAGGTTCCGAGCACCTACTTGTGGTCTCGAACGATCGAGGACCTGCACGTCAACAGTTTGCTGCAACGGCTTCGAAACAGCCTGCTGTTGTTGCTGCAATTGCTGGCGGTGTTGTTGGCCGCGTTCGCTTTATTCCGACCAGGCATCCGAGGCGAAGCGAATTCGCTGGGCCGGATGGTGTTTCTGCTGGATACGTCCGCCAGCATGCAAGCACCCGCGGGAAACGCGGAAGGTGCAGGGCAGGCCAGGCCAGGGCAGGGCGGTCGCAGTCGGTTTGAGGAAGCCCGCCGACAAATCGGCGATCGCATCGACACGATGACGGATTCGGAGTCGGCGATGCTGGTGACTTTCAGTGACCGCGCCGAAGTGATGCAGGCCTTCACTTCGGATCGCAATCGTTTGCGGGATGCACTGGACCGATGTGAAGTCACGAATCGACCGACGGATATTCTGGGGGCGCTGCGGGCCGCGGATGGTTTGGCCAATCCACGCCGGACCAGCGAGATCGGGGACGTCAACGATGTCCAGGTTGCCGATGCGATGCCCGCTGAGTTGATGCTTTACAGCGATGGGAACTTTGGGGATGTGACGCAGTTCAGCTTAGGGAACTTGCAGCCGACCTATGTTTCGATTGGCTCCGATGCGGTTCGCAATTTGGCAATCGTTTCGTTCTCCGCTCAGCGTGATTTGCAGAACCCCGATCAAATCCAAGTGTTCGCAACAGTGCTGAACACGGGCACGACAAAGGAGTCCACGGAAGCATCCTTGTACATCGATCAGAACTTGGTGGATGCGGCTTCGGTGGATTTGGAACCTGAGGACCAGACCGGTTTGTCGTTCACGATTGAATCTTCCGATGCGGTTGCGTTGAGGTTGCAGTTGGATGGCGAGGATGACCTGATGATCGACAACGAAGCCTTTGCGGCGTTGACTCCCGCCGGGTTGGTCTCGGTGTTGGTCGTCACTCCCGGCAACCGAGCGTTGGAGCTGGGCCTGACAACGCCCAAGTGCCAGCAGATCGCGTCTTGCGAATTTGTGACGCCTGACTACATGGAAACCGAGGCGTATCAAAAACGGGTGGATTCGGGCCGCGACGATTTGATCGTTTACGATCGATGCCGCCCCAAGGAATCTCCTCCGACCAACACGTTCACCATGGGGGAATTGCCCAACGATGATTGGAAGTGGAAAACCGAGTCGGGCGCGTTGACGTTGATCGACATCGACCGAACGCATCCGGTGCTGCGATATCTTGAGCTGTATTCGTTGCTGGTGTTTTCCGGTCGAGCTGTGGAAGGGCCGGCGGGCTCGTTGACCTTGGTGGAATCGGATGTTGGTCCGGTGATGGCGATCGCTTCTCGCGATGGATACCAAGATTTGGTGTTGGGGTTCCCGCTTGTCAGCGAAGACGAATCGGGTGACATGCAGGCCAACACCAATTGGTACGCTGAACGCTCTTGGCCGGTGTTTATGTTCAACGTATTGAGAAACTTGGCGGGGGCGGCTCAGTCGTCAGGGGCACCGAGCTATCAACCGGGGCAGACCGTGATGGCGCGCTTGGAAAACGTTCTGGAATCAGTCGAAGTGGTTCGGACAGTGGGGCAGGGCAGGGCGGAGTCGCTGGGCAAGCAACCGGTCGGTGCGGGGGGCGTGGTTGAAATCGTGTCGACGTCTCAGCCCGGCAATTATCAATTGATCGCCGCGGAAACGGATCAGGTGGTCGATCGGTTTGCGGTCAATTTGTTTGATGCTCGTGAGAGTCGGTTGGCAGCGAAACCAACGGTCGAGTTGGGGTACGAGTCGGTGGAAGCAACCGATGCGGGAATCGAGGTGCGACGCGAGTTTTGGCGGCCGCTGTTGATCGCCGTGTTGCTGTTGATGGCATTGGAGTGGTGGTTCTACACGAGGCGTTTGGCGTAGGATTGACGGACCCCGATGATTCCATTGGTTGTTTGTTTCCACGCACATTGTTGTTCGATGCCGAGTTCGCCCAGTCGCCGTCGTTTTGAAGCCTATCGTCAAGCGGTTCGCGATCGTCATCGCCGAGGGAATCAGGACACCGAAAAAGATTTGGCCAGCGGCCGTGGCGGGCATCATCACGGTGGCGGTCCTGGTGGAAAAAAAATTGGGACCCGAGATCGATCGTTTCGTGAGTTGTTCCTCGCGTTTTGGCAACTGATCGCCGGGCAAAGAGGGGCCATTTTGACGGCTCTCGCGTTGTTGACGGTCAGCATTGGTTTGCGATTGATCCCGCCCTTGGGGACCAAGTTGGCCATCGATTCGGTGCTGACTCGTCCCCCCAAACCGCTGCCGGATTGGGTGGACGCGATCCCCAATCTGACCGCGATTCTTGGCGACCCCATGTCGTCTCCGATGCGAGTGCTGGTCGCGATCGGATTGATCGTGACGATCCTGACCGCGATCGGAACCGCGGTGAATTTGGTGGGACGTTGGATCGCCACCAAAGCGTCCAACAAAACGCAAGTGTCCATCCGGGCAACGGTGTTTGATCACGCGGTTCATTTGCCGCTGCATCACGTGCATTCGATGAAAAGCGGCGGTGTGGCCAGTCTGATCCGAGAGGACGCGGGCGGTGTCGCGGAACTGATTTTCAGCATGCTGTACAACCCCTGGCGGGCGATCGTGCAGTTCATTGGCAGTCTGGTCATTTTGATGCTGGTGGATTGGAAGTTGATGCTGGGAGGGATGTTTCTGTTGCCCACTGTGTGGTTGACGCACCGCACCTACATCAACCGCATCCGTCCTCTGTTTCGTGATGTGCGCAAGCAACGTCAGAAGATCGACAGCGGGGCGACCGAAACCTTCGGTGGCATCCGAGTCGTGCGAACGTTTTCGCGATCCCGCAGCGAATCGAGTCGCTATGTGCGGGAAGGGGACTTCTTGGTTCGCCAGCAGTTGTTCACTTGGTGGTGGATGCGGATCATCGAAACGATCTGGGAGGTGCTGATCCCGCTTGCTTCGACCGGATTGCTGTTGTACGGCGGCTATCAGATCATTGAGGGGAATTTGACGCTCGGTGATCTGATGATGTTCTTGGTGTATCTGACGATGCTGCTGGACCCATTGGCAACGATCGCGGGCAGTGCCGTCGCATTCCAGAACAATCTGGCCGGATTGGATCGTGTGCTTGATGTGTTGGAGGTGGAAGACGAACTGCCCAGTCGCGAGGGGGCGATCGCGTTGCCGTCCAAGCAACTGGTTGGTGATCTGTCCATTCGGAACGTTTCGTTCTGCTATCCAGGAACCGACACACCCGTGCTGAAAGACGTCAGTTTTGAAGTGGCCTCGGGGCAAACGATCGCGTTGGTGGGACGCAGTGGAGCGGGCAAGACCACGCTAACCAACTTGATCGCTCGGTTTTATGATCCCAGTGAAGGAGCGATTTGCTTCAACGGTCGGGATTTGCGAGACATTCAGTTGTCGAGCTATCGAGCGTTGCTGGGGATTGTGGAGCAGGATGTGTTTTTGTTCGACGGTTCCATCCACGAAAACATCGCCTATGCCCGCCGCCGAGCGTCTCGCGAGGAAGTGATCTCAGCGGCAAGTGCAGCGGCAGCGGATGAGTTCATTCGCAAGTTCCCCGAAGGATACGACACGGTGATCGGAGAACGTGGCGTCAAGTTGTCGGGCGGTCAACGTCAGCGATTGGCCATCGCACGAGCGATCTTAGCGGATCCTCAGATCCT includes these proteins:
- a CDS encoding DUF1559 family PulG-like putative transporter, yielding MQAARESSRLVECGNHLRQLALAVHLHESNHRCLPHNGGADQMQQASLPPGLPSQPQTIEYATGGIYRWGLGDPARSPKNQTGSWLYASLPFLEQPAAYQSVVTSLRPEVVACVSRNERSPSVVADDQNGRYDGGDLVWAKTDYAGNGNAFDRRPQLRRMSDFSGGLSQVVLIGEKAFNPLVQSDSSWLYDESFYLGGSDGTVRRTTELMVDGGDDRFKFAWGSAHPTGVGFALGDGSQRWIVYEIDPAVLGALIQR
- a CDS encoding DUF1573 domain-containing protein, with product MTETNFQYLSPIQRVFRRSHLALVSIAVMILLGLGVFVWADRSPEVPYVMPALENIGELDQLVQIERRFTLHNPTDEDLTISDVRTSCTCTVPDLDIPLVLPPGETLEIPVTFDSKRASGKRTNAVALVLRKPRHNLDDPVRQMVVQYAMSAFIRPEVWVDASPIELAEIAIDQPQLREFRLRSRHDDYRIGRVRPSVGPAA
- a CDS encoding IS66 family transposase; the protein is MDAKALRDDPDSAAALIASLRKQVEEQAAALERKDKQLTEQAHSVLEVKAVNDKLSEENAELNLKVEKLLRQLFGRKSERRVDSEGQLFLDLGEEATPEVVSAIEEAIREAEQIVRDNEEKNGKPKPPRKTDRKFPEHLPRSERIVDLPEDQRAGLKLIGYDEVERLAWKRAELRVEVVKYAKYAVPADPSNPDKKPGIISPERPTGLVEGDRFDVSVAVEVVAQKYFFHMPFYRQQDMFAGSGWTPSRSTLCNLETQVEFALQPLADYLRSFLKTDTCIGCDDTGVVLITPAAMPDLSNHPRGDRIAEVFEDAIRKGKPSIKANFWGYYASRLPVVAFDFTVSRHRDGPDDVLGDYKGTLIGDCWSGFQKIDVRSDERIQFAACWAHARRKIDECRGAFPLQVAKLESLIGMLYDVEDQIKGLPETEALARRQEVSRHVLGLIEDYLSSDQLSSPAVLPKSNLAAAAGYVRRHWKALGRFTEDISIPIDNNDCEQLMKRVATGRKNWLFKGSLAAGERAANLMTVIVSAVRNDLDVHAYLEDVLRRTLAGETDWASMAPHVWKLDHCESIRTYRQDERRQAADRKRVRRARRRRLKK
- the tnpB gene encoding IS66 family insertion sequence element accessory protein TnpB (TnpB, as the term is used for proteins encoded by IS66 family insertion elements, is considered an accessory protein, since TnpC, encoded by a neighboring gene, is a DDE family transposase.); translation: MRSGAAMTGLPQGSPIFLCTTPVDFRKGFDGLTGIVTSQLGQSVTSGSLFLFVNRKRDRIKALWWETGGLTLWYRRLEQGTVELPKAGSDQTHVTIDAVELAMWLGGVDLASARVRRKRMAA
- the tnpA gene encoding IS66 family insertion sequence element accessory protein TnpA — translated: MTHSQAAQRWAERLQRFSQSEMTVAQFCAAEGVSQPSYYHWRRKLLGPAKAAGPASPPDSGPTPALIPVRIVDSQGQQAPPPKTNVRTTVQLPGGVSIEVEVLGSDACEAGRP
- a CDS encoding ArnT family glycosyltransferase, translated to MDECAHLASGLIGLRTHTAFSYRVNPPLTRMLAAVPHAAAIDCPLTNGIDGDPYRTEFIAGNELAEQRGRQIFTDLWVSRCMMLPFGLLSMLLVYHWATQLHDHGTGVLAMALLAFNPMFIGWAATITPDVPAAATGLLASYCFCRWMRSGSPRATAAVAASLGLALLTKSVWLILPVIWILVTLVSGIAHRWSWREWRERMISLLWVFFVAFLVLNVAYGFHGSGTRLRDVPLQSGFVRTFRDELSSWIPVTKNCPIGLPLDFVIGLDVQKLDFEQGEPSFVAGQRREIGVWWFYGYLWLIKMPEPLLAVIALSLLLFLWKPSRLGERGACVVLIPTIVLLGILLCSQNGLSQHGRYSLSLLPLGIVALSGTLAKLSSIRWLRWGLIVTSVAIALNATPNMTSYYNWLSGGSLSGHRHLLGADTDWGQDYLLLEDWKHENLDRGTLHCWLHGSVQVGRYQSEQRGIFPIPGRPLDPRTLTPGWYAIGVNALHGFERESNVGRFFATQNPAERIGNTIVVYCLKSTVNLRGRGSSALFPDGNPETRPQSSPRQDVDRLN
- a CDS encoding DUF58 domain-containing protein, which translates into the protein MSNAPASSTTEPTPAASTPTDAKRQASGPLLTPALLGRLERLELVSRKIFRGRMKGERLSRRKGQSVEFADFRNYVPGDDLRLIDWNLYARLDQLFLKLFQEEEDLHFHALIDTSASMNFGTPNKLRVAKQLAAALGYVGLCHGDRVCVRAMGQAGHNAPVLRSRGSFWKMLNYLDGLSGGENVSLHDGVKDFVTRGGGSGVVVLITDMMDKEGYESALRMLVGRQIDVFVLQVLSQEEIDPPLRGDRRLIDVEDGDAAEITVNQFVLDKYQANLKAFLHEIRQYCAKRSIVHVMVPTDTPIETVITQYLRTRGVVR